In Microbacterium pumilum, the following proteins share a genomic window:
- a CDS encoding ATP-binding cassette domain-containing protein, which produces MARRREADVAIRCVDLSIARATRGGPAQRVIDGVSFVLPHAGTLAVMGPTGSGKSSLATVLAGTDEMGLAVVGGDALVEGVRARRPGRDHRYLAYVTGHLAQSAGASLPARQTVSEVIGEPITSRDRHVNQRALAVRVATLLDELMLPLGAAAKYPYELSAGMRQRVAFARSLVLQPRIFIADEPFSNMDVEVRKAARDAIIRRRREYGMSALIVTNEVEVVRELDADVLLLRGGHAIAYGHGTSDLLWTPSGEADRRLITS; this is translated from the coding sequence ATGGCTCGACGAAGAGAGGCCGACGTGGCGATCCGCTGCGTGGATCTGTCGATCGCCCGCGCGACCCGCGGTGGCCCGGCTCAGCGAGTCATCGACGGTGTGTCGTTCGTGCTGCCGCACGCCGGGACTCTTGCGGTCATGGGTCCCACCGGCTCCGGCAAATCCAGCCTCGCCACAGTCCTCGCGGGCACGGACGAGATGGGACTCGCCGTGGTCGGCGGCGACGCGCTCGTGGAGGGCGTCCGCGCGCGACGACCGGGGCGCGACCACCGGTATCTGGCCTACGTGACCGGGCATCTGGCGCAGTCCGCGGGTGCGTCCCTGCCTGCGCGCCAGACGGTCTCGGAGGTGATCGGCGAGCCGATCACCAGTCGCGATCGCCACGTCAACCAGCGAGCACTCGCCGTGCGGGTGGCCACGCTTCTCGATGAGCTGATGCTGCCGCTCGGCGCCGCGGCGAAATACCCCTACGAACTCAGCGCCGGCATGCGGCAGCGCGTCGCGTTCGCGCGCTCGCTCGTGCTGCAGCCACGAATCTTCATCGCCGACGAGCCGTTCTCGAACATGGATGTCGAAGTCCGCAAGGCGGCGCGCGACGCCATCATCCGCCGTCGGCGTGAGTACGGGATGTCGGCGCTCATCGTGACCAACGAGGTCGAGGTGGTGCGCGAACTCGATGCGGATGTGCTGCTGCTGCGCGGCGGGCACGCGATCGCTTACGGACACGGCACCAGCGACCTGCTGTGGACGCCCAGCGGGGAGGCCGACAGGCGGCTGATCACCTCGTGA
- the def gene encoding peptide deformylase — MAVLPIRIMGDPVLHAPAAPVGDITDDIRSLVADMFETMDAAPGVGLAAPQVGVSLRIYTYNYADDDGVPWRGVLIDPELWMRPLEPGAPDPDEESEGCLSFPGERFPLRRSESVLVTGTDLDGEPVRIEVDGWRARIMQHEFDHLDGVLYVDRLDDSDWKTAQKIARKRGWGRPGQAWTPGVDAIEP; from the coding sequence GTGGCCGTTCTGCCGATTCGCATCATGGGTGACCCCGTCCTTCACGCTCCTGCCGCACCGGTCGGAGACATCACCGACGACATCCGTTCTCTCGTCGCCGATATGTTCGAGACGATGGATGCCGCGCCCGGCGTGGGCCTCGCGGCTCCGCAGGTCGGTGTGTCGCTGCGGATCTACACCTACAACTACGCCGACGACGACGGTGTGCCGTGGCGCGGCGTGCTCATCGATCCGGAGCTGTGGATGCGGCCGCTCGAGCCGGGCGCCCCGGACCCCGACGAAGAGTCGGAGGGGTGCCTCTCGTTCCCCGGTGAGCGGTTCCCGCTCCGCCGATCCGAGTCGGTGCTGGTGACCGGTACGGACCTCGACGGGGAGCCGGTCCGCATCGAGGTGGACGGCTGGCGAGCACGCATCATGCAGCACGAGTTCGACCACCTGGACGGCGTGCTCTACGTCGATCGACTCGACGACTCGGACTGGAAGACGGCGCAGAAGATCGCTCGCAAGCGGGGTTGGGGCCGTCCCGGTCAGGCGTGGACTCCTGGCGTCGACGCCATCGAACCCTGA